In one Phoenix dactylifera cultivar Barhee BC4 unplaced genomic scaffold, palm_55x_up_171113_PBpolish2nd_filt_p 000674F, whole genome shotgun sequence genomic region, the following are encoded:
- the LOC103699249 gene encoding uncharacterized protein LOC103699249 produces MADPGAGKPATSAPGKAPTWSEVAKGAPRQSVWTNYRISSRELQALQSGFPEILEVPDQELEGARSEWRSTTVIVRSMGRSVPAVWVAKEIRRVGKLQYDVECFSLVDGFIVVRFANGDDREAALLNGPWSMAGQLLAMERWRPNFVPGAGGLGRVVVWLRLSGLPLDYWKGPTLFRIAARAGEPLAVDSFTEQGGRFGFARVKIALDCSAPLKPGIFLKGSSEGVEDKFWQAFIYENLPAPCSKCGRIGHPTKECGSLFPAMGGRGEMVSRGA; encoded by the coding sequence ATGGCGGATCCTGGAGCGGGGAAACCGGCTACGTCGGCGCCGGGGAAGGCTCCTACTTGGTCGGAGGTGGCGAAGGGAGCTCCGAGGCAGTCGGTCTGGACGAACTATCGGATCTCTTCACGGGAGCTACAGGCATTGCAGAGCGGGTTCCCGGAGATCCTGGAGGTGCCGGACCAAGAGCTGGAGGGGGCGAGGTCGGAGTGGCGGAGCACTACAGTGATTGTGCGAAGTATGGGAAGGAGTGTTCCGGCAGTGTGGGTCGCGAAGGAGATCCGCAGGGTGGGCAAGCTGCAGTATGATGTTGAATGTTTCTCTCTGGTGGATGGCTTCATCGTAGTGAGGTTTGCCAACGGAGACGATCGGGAGGCTGCTCTGTTGAATGGCCCATGGTCAATGGCTGGGCAGCTGCTAGCCATGGAACGGTGGCGCCCTAACTTCGTTCCGGGTGCCGGTGGGTTAGGCCGAGTGGTAGTGTGGCTTCGGCTTTCGGGGCTTCCTCTGGACTATTGGAAGGGGCCGACTCTATTCCGGATTGCCGCGAGGGCCGGTGAACCATTGGCAGTGGACAGCTTCACGGAACAGGGGGGTCGATTTGGCTTTGCAAGGGTCAAGATTGCGTTGGACTGCTCCGCCCCACTGAAGCCAGGGATCTTTTTGAAGGGGAGCTCGGAGGGAGTTGAGGATAAATTTTGGCAGGCGTTTATCTATGAAAATCTGCCGGCCCCCTGCTCCAAATGTGGCAGGATAGGCCATCCTACGAAGGAGTGTGGTTCCCTCTTCCCGGCtatgggggggaggggggagatGGTGTCGAGGGGAGCTTGA